One Molothrus ater isolate BHLD 08-10-18 breed brown headed cowbird chromosome 32, BPBGC_Mater_1.1, whole genome shotgun sequence genomic window carries:
- the LOC118700600 gene encoding basic proline-rich protein-like has translation MVSPLPGKYARTPPPPACPARRTPAQHTPGPAPAPAPPGPALRPGPHGPARPGPARAEPADAPGQRGLGAGSGPACTARRGQICMDTPTPRSRAASAAPAARSHCPAPHRPLRAPPPRPPNRLPVPIRVPVPVPVSMPELPHRPPAPPAARPPSTRPDPPRPRHRPAPRCAPARTARPGPARAEPADAPGQRGLGAGSGPACTARWGQICMDTPTSQHGTLPCPAVICMATPPSPGAPSGQRSLAARRSAPPSPPLPGRVGIVPNGTGPGTDPEPERIQNGPAERGRGQREPREEPRCGAEAPGGARQQRAVPGERQLRQREMAAPSPGPRREQSPARARPGAAAPRLSGLPAGPGRGGSGGAGPEGAPVYPCKFSAISAVLGAFGLGPPLHVAAPSLSLHEQTRIRPGVPRQCPPGGTGASPLSPRCFPAHADTAGTARGPSPLRGGRPEPPLGDPLASSCGQRSNLRHQRVRLYQSRKGSVPEATSGRRSRKYARIPPPPACPARRTPAQHTPGPAPAPAPPGPALRPGPHGPARPAPSPRTRQDSAGRGGSAGGSAMTVDTPPP, from the exons ATGGTGTCTCCCCTGCCAGGTAAGTATGCCCGAACTCCCCCACCGCCCGCCTGCCCCGCCCGCCGCACGCCCGCCCAGCACACGCCCGgacccgccccggccccggcaccgcccggccccgcgctgcGCCCCGGcccgcacggcccggcccggcccggcccggcccgcgccgAGCCCGCGGACGCGCCAGGACAGCGCGGGCTCGGCGCGGGCTCGGGCCCGGCATGCACCGCGCGGCGAGGACAAATCTGCATGGACACGCCCACTCCCCGCTCCCGCGCCGCTAGTGCCGCTCCTGCCGCGCGCTCCCACTGCCCCGCCCCACACCGGCCTCTCCGGGCCCCGCCCCCTCGCCCACCCAACCGGCTGCCCGTGCCGATCCGGGTCCCggtcccggtgccg GTAAGTATGCCCGAACTCCCCCACCGCCCGCCTGCCCCGCCCGCCGCACGCCCGCCCAGCACACGCCCGgacccgccccggccccgccaccgcccggccccgcgctgcGCCCCGGcccgcacggcccggcccggcccggcccgcgccgAGCCCGCGGACGCGCCAGGACAGCGCGGGCTCGGCGCGGGCTCGGGCCCGGCATGCACCGCGCGGTGGGGACAAATCTGCATGGACACGCCCACAAGTCAACACGGCACCCTCCCCTGCCCCGCCGTCATTTGCATGGCCACGCCCCCTTCTCCGGGTGCGCCGTCGGGACAGCGCTCCCTGGCGGCGCGGCGGAGtgccccccccagcccccccctTCCCGGGCGCGTCGGGATCGTCCCGAACGGAACCGGACCCGGAACGGATCCAGAGCCCGAACGGATCCAGAACG GCCCGGCCGAGCGTGGCCGAGGGCAAAGAGAGCCCCGGGAGGAGCCGCGGTGCGGAGCGGAGGCCCCGGGAGGGGCGCGGCAGCAGCGGGCGGTGCCCGGGGAGCGGCAGCTCCGGCAGCGGGAGATGGCGGCACCGAGCCCCGGGCCCCGGCGGGAGCAGAGCCCggcccgagcccggcccggggctgcggcTCCGCGGCTCTCGGGGCTcccggcggggcccgggcggggcgggagcggcggggccggcccggaGGGG GCTCCCGTGTATCCCTGCAAGTTCAGCGCCATCAGCGCCGTCCTCGGCGCCTTCGGTCTCGGCCCTCCCCTGCACGTCGCTGCCCCGTCTCTGTCGCTGCATGAGCAGACCCGGATTCGGCCGGGTGTCCCCCGGCAGTGCCCACCGGGCGGGACCGGCGCCTCGCCCCTTTCCCCGCGGTGCTTCCCCGCTCACGCAGACACggcggggacagcccggggacCATCCCCTCTCCGAGGCGGCCGCCCCGAGCCTCCCTTGGGGGATCCGCTGGCCAGTTCCTGCGGGCA GCGCTCCAACCTCCGGCACCAGCGAGTACGGCTGTACCAGTCCAGGAAGGGCTCGGTGCCCGAGGCCACCAGCGGACGACGAAGCC GTAAGTATGCCCGAATTCCCCCACCGCCCGCCTGCCCCGCCCGCCGCACGCCCGCCCAACACACGCCCGgacccgccccggccccggcaccgcccggccccgcgctgcGCCCCGGcccgcacggcccggcccggcccgcgcccAGCCCGCGGACGCGCCAGGACAGCGCGG GTCGGGGCGGTTCTGCAGGCGGCAGCGCGATGACCGTGGACACGCCCCCTCCCTGA